A window from Acropora palmata chromosome 14, jaAcrPala1.3, whole genome shotgun sequence encodes these proteins:
- the LOC141866369 gene encoding uncharacterized protein LOC141866369 isoform X2, producing MRRWPGLKSCFSVECEGLEEMSVLDLQHSNLTCVPTDIFKTEPNLEEVYLDANQIRELPRALFGLQSLHILGLSDNELTILPSAVANLANLREVDISKNGIIDLPDSIKHCKCLEQFDASVNPIGKIPDGFTQLLNLTQLYLNDTFLDRLPSNFGRLTKLKILELRDNHLRSLPESMSFFTNLERLDIGNNEFLELPPVVGCLVNLKELWMDSNGLRELPPEIGLLRQLLFLDVSKNSLERLPPELECLQSLTDLYLSNNVLMELRGNIGALNYLQTLKVDDNHLVELPDSIGRLTKIEELVINHNELESLPPSIGLLKKLQILYADENFLETIPLELGSCISMTILSLRDNRIVRIPDDIGRMPNLQVINLACNRLECLPYTFRKLTSLKALWLSENQSKPMVPLQSDFDHGTQSHVLTCYMFPQQPVSEEVSSSEQQGDSSSVPASLLEEQIKQRSSIVFNIDEDDYLARLARFQSPYPKDVKDRAAQCLANRRQLQQQQGQDVEVTPSILPPQHQRHKPARHQYRHPYQHQDRVDGQSSQESARRQHHLQSNQKLVPVVVHSLDRNNEPELLRPQEVSQRPDQSSRGSSTETTVHPVSSNHSSTANSLAERRNSARTSIEQQAETRPVNRVQVAKVRTIPGDGLIGGESAVASQDESVPRAPPVYHPPPPYIPRENRTTPASPSEADSRQSLESQHSFREEAPSSLSSFAGPASIGRQSSRSTGTPETEQAGEMCSFNEQEPSILQGPLRPPSYYEATNHLNRISGLGNFVHHIWSATQDGVLDTRPMLNGNHGKQRSPPPQYTEQPEMINELPSRLSLSEPEVSSNSGRQLVVRVNPEDAQRFENRVRQLQRERAMERREMENNGGRRDVGDNRRAQPQASAFVPRVRLQRSNSSDSRSSQQSLHSTHSSQDVDEEPLDNDPTVELHRVEVYKNPNLGFSIAGGIDSTANPFHPNDNKSIYVTKVQPDGPAAYGLVPGDRILEVNGINLRRVTHEKAVLFLKNNQVVNLLVARDKEAPS from the exons ATGCGCCGATGGCCTGGACTAAAGAGTTGTTTCTCAGTGGAATGCGAGGGTTTGGAAGAAATGTCTGTGTTGGATTTGCAACACTCCAACTTGACTTGTGTGCCTACTGACATATTCAAAACAGAGCCTAACTTAGAAGAAGTCTATCTGGATGCTAATCAGATCCGAGAATTGCCGAGA GCACTATTTGGTCTGCAGAGTTTGCACATCCTTGGTCTGAGCGACAACGAATTGACTATTTTGCCGTCGGCGGTGGCTAATCTCGCAAATTTGCGAGAAGTTGACATTAGCAAGAATG gTATTATCGATTTGCCAGACAGTATCAAACATTGCAAGTGTTTGGAACAGTTTGATGCAAGCGTAAATCCTATTGGAAA AATCCCAGATGGTTTTACACAGCTCTTAAACTTAACCCAATTGTATTTAAACGATACATTTTTAGATCGTTTGCCATCAAACTTTGGAAG ATTAACAAAATTGAAGATTCTGGAATTGCGGGACAATCATTTGAGGTCTTTACCAGA GTcaatgtcattcttcacaaATTTGGAAAGGTTGGATATTGGAAATAATGAATTCTTGGAATTG CCACCTGTGGTAGGATGTTTAGTGAATTTAAAAGAGCTTTGGATGGACAGCAATGGTTTGCGAGAACTTCCTCCA GAAATAGGGTTACTGCGGCAACTCTTGTTCCTGGATGTTTCCAAGAACAGCCTGGAGCGTCTTCCCCCAGAACTGGAATGCCTTCAATCGCTAACTGATCTTTATCTATCCAATAACGTGTTAATGGAATTACGGGGCAACATTG GGGCTCTTAACTACCTCCAAACACTCAAAGTGGATGACAATCATCTTGTAGAACTTCCAGATAGCATAGGCAG GTTGACCAAGATTGAGGAACTGGTTATTAATCACAATGAATTAGAG AGTTTACCTCCTTCTATTGGATTATTGAAGAAGCTGCAAATCTTATATGCTGATGAAAACTTTCTGGAGACAATTCCTTTAGAG TTAGGTAGCTGCATATCAATGACCATACTATCGTTACGAGACAACAGAATTGTGCGAATCCCTGATGACATTGGACGGATGCCAAACCTACAAGTGATAAACTTGGCATGCAACAG GTTGGAATGTTTGCCGTATACCTTTAGAAAACTGACCAGTTTAAAAGCCCTGTGGCTATCAGAAAACCAG TCCAAACCAATGGTTCCACTACAATCTGACTTTGATCATGGTACACAGTCGCACGTGTTGACGTGTTACATGTTTCCACAGCAACCTGTTTCTGAAGAAG TTTCATCGTCAGAGCAACAGGGCGACTCTTCCAGCGTACCTGCCTCACTTCTCGAAGAACAAATAAAGCAGAGATCGTCAATCGTTTTCAATATAGATGAAGATGACTATTTG GCCAGGTTAGCCAGGTTCCAGTCCCCTTATCCGAAGGATGTAAAAGATCGCGCGGCCCAGTGTCTGGCAAACAGACGACAGCTGCAACAGCAACAAGGGCAGGATGTCGAGGTAACACCATCAATTTTACCACCACAGCACCAACGTCACAAGCCAGCACGGCACCAATATAGGCACCCATATCAGCACCAGGACAGAGTTGATGGGCAGTCG TCTCAAGAATCGGCACGTAGACAACACCACTTACAGTCCAATCAAAAGCTAGTCCCGGTAGTTGTGCATTCATTGGATCGTAACAATGAACCCGAGCTTCTAAGGCCCCAAGAG GTTTCGCAACGTCCGGATCAAAGTTCACGAGGAAGCTCAACAGAGACCACTGTCCACCCGGTCAGCAGTAATCACAGTAGTACAGCCAACAGTCTCGCCGAACGGAGAAATTCGGCAAGAACGTCCATTGAGCAGCAGGCAGAAACACGCCCAGTCAACAGGGTACAAGTAGCGAAAGTGAGAACCATACCAGGAGATGGGCTTATCGGG GGAGAATCTGCGGTAGCTTCCCAAGACGAGTCAGTTCCACGCGCCCCCCCAGTCTACCATCCTCCCCCACCCTACATCCCACGGGAAAACAGAACAACCCCAGCCTCACCCTCTGAGGCTGATAGCAGACAGTCTTTAGAATCGCAACATTCGTTTCGCGAAGAAGCCCCAAGTTCGTTGTCTTCATTCGCTGGCCCTGCTAGTATTGGGAGACAGAGTAGTCGCTCCACAGGAACACCAGAAACCGAACAGGCCGGTGAGATGTGCTCGTTTAACGAACAAGAGCCGAGTATTCTTCAAGGTCCCTTGAGACCGCCGTCGTATTACGAAGCGACGAACCATTTGAACAGGATATCGGGACTTGGAAATTTTGTCCATCACATCTGGTCCGCTACGCAGGATGGGGTACTGGACACGCGGCCAATGTTGAACGGTAATCATGGGAAACAGAGATCACCTCCACCACAGTACACAGAGCAACCGGAAATGATTAATGAACTTCCGTCGCGTTTAAGTTTATCGGAACCGGAAGTGTCTTCTAACTCCGGTAGACAATTAGTTGTAAGGGTTAACCCGGAGGATGCGCAAAGATTTGAAAACAGAGTACGGCAGCTTCAGCGCGAGAGAGCGATGGAACGCagagaaatggaaaacaaTGGAGGTCGGAGAGATGTCGGAGATAATCGTCGAGCTCAGCCGCAAGCGAGTGCTTTTGTTCCTCGCGTTCGGCTGCAACGAAGTAACTCGTCGGATTCGCGATCCTCGCAACAATCTTTGCACTCTACACATTCTTCGCAAGACGTCGATGAAGAGCCGTTGGACAATGATCCCACTGTAGAATTG CATCGTGTTGAAGTTTACAAGAATCCTAATCTTGGATTTAGCATCGCTGGAGGAATCGATTCAACTGCCAATCCTTTCCATCCAAATGACAATAAG AGTATTTATGTTACAAAAGTTCAGCCCGATGGTCCCGCAGCCTACGGGCTTGTTCCCGGCGACAGAATTCTGGAG gtCAACGGGATTAATCTTCGACGTGTAACACACGAGAAAGCAGTTCTATTCTTAAAGAACAACCAAGTCGTTAATTTACTCGTTGCAAGAGACAAGGAGGCGCCTTCGTGA
- the LOC141866369 gene encoding uncharacterized protein LOC141866369 isoform X4, which produces MRRWPGLKSCFSVECEGLEEMSVLDLQHSNLTCVPTDIFKTEPNLEEVYLDANQIRELPRALFGLQSLHILGLSDNELTILPSAVANLANLREVDISKNGIIDLPDSIKHCKCLEQFDASVNPIGKIPDGFTQLLNLTQLYLNDTFLDRLPSNFGRLTKLKILELRDNHLRSLPESMSFFTNLERLDIGNNEFLELPPVVGCLVNLKELWMDSNGLRELPPEIGLLRQLLFLDVSKNSLERLPPELECLQSLTDLYLSNNVLMELRGNIGALNYLQTLKVDDNHLVELPDSIGRLTKIEELVINHNELESLPPSIGLLKKLQILYADENFLETIPLELGSCISMTILSLRDNRIVRIPDDIGRMPNLQVINLACNRLECLPYTFRKLTSLKALWLSENQSKPMVPLQSDFDHGTQSHVLTCYMFPQQPVSEEVSSSEQQGDSSSVPASLLEEQIKQRSSIVFNIDEDDYLARLARFQSPYPKDVKDRAAQCLANRRQLQQQQGQDVESQESARRQHHLQSNQKLVPVVVHSLDRNNEPELLRPQEVSQRPDQSSRGSSTETTVHPVSSNHSSTANSLAERRNSARTSIEQQAETRPVNRVQVAKVRTIPGDGLIGGESAVASQDESVPRAPPVYHPPPPYIPRENRTTPASPSEADSRQSLESQHSFREEAPSSLSSFAGPASIGRQSSRSTGTPETEQAGEMCSFNEQEPSILQGPLRPPSYYEATNHLNRISGLGNFVHHIWSATQDGVLDTRPMLNGNHGKQRSPPPQYTEQPEMINELPSRLSLSEPEVSSNSGRQLVVRVNPEDAQRFENRVRQLQRERAMERREMENNGGRRDVGDNRRAQPQASAFVPRVRLQRSNSSDSRSSQQSLHSTHSSQDVDEEPLDNDPTVELHRVEVYKNPNLGFSIAGGIDSTANPFHPNDNKSIYVTKVQPDGPAAYGLVPGDRILEVNGINLRRVTHEKAVLFLKNNQVVNLLVARDKEAPS; this is translated from the exons ATGCGCCGATGGCCTGGACTAAAGAGTTGTTTCTCAGTGGAATGCGAGGGTTTGGAAGAAATGTCTGTGTTGGATTTGCAACACTCCAACTTGACTTGTGTGCCTACTGACATATTCAAAACAGAGCCTAACTTAGAAGAAGTCTATCTGGATGCTAATCAGATCCGAGAATTGCCGAGA GCACTATTTGGTCTGCAGAGTTTGCACATCCTTGGTCTGAGCGACAACGAATTGACTATTTTGCCGTCGGCGGTGGCTAATCTCGCAAATTTGCGAGAAGTTGACATTAGCAAGAATG gTATTATCGATTTGCCAGACAGTATCAAACATTGCAAGTGTTTGGAACAGTTTGATGCAAGCGTAAATCCTATTGGAAA AATCCCAGATGGTTTTACACAGCTCTTAAACTTAACCCAATTGTATTTAAACGATACATTTTTAGATCGTTTGCCATCAAACTTTGGAAG ATTAACAAAATTGAAGATTCTGGAATTGCGGGACAATCATTTGAGGTCTTTACCAGA GTcaatgtcattcttcacaaATTTGGAAAGGTTGGATATTGGAAATAATGAATTCTTGGAATTG CCACCTGTGGTAGGATGTTTAGTGAATTTAAAAGAGCTTTGGATGGACAGCAATGGTTTGCGAGAACTTCCTCCA GAAATAGGGTTACTGCGGCAACTCTTGTTCCTGGATGTTTCCAAGAACAGCCTGGAGCGTCTTCCCCCAGAACTGGAATGCCTTCAATCGCTAACTGATCTTTATCTATCCAATAACGTGTTAATGGAATTACGGGGCAACATTG GGGCTCTTAACTACCTCCAAACACTCAAAGTGGATGACAATCATCTTGTAGAACTTCCAGATAGCATAGGCAG GTTGACCAAGATTGAGGAACTGGTTATTAATCACAATGAATTAGAG AGTTTACCTCCTTCTATTGGATTATTGAAGAAGCTGCAAATCTTATATGCTGATGAAAACTTTCTGGAGACAATTCCTTTAGAG TTAGGTAGCTGCATATCAATGACCATACTATCGTTACGAGACAACAGAATTGTGCGAATCCCTGATGACATTGGACGGATGCCAAACCTACAAGTGATAAACTTGGCATGCAACAG GTTGGAATGTTTGCCGTATACCTTTAGAAAACTGACCAGTTTAAAAGCCCTGTGGCTATCAGAAAACCAG TCCAAACCAATGGTTCCACTACAATCTGACTTTGATCATGGTACACAGTCGCACGTGTTGACGTGTTACATGTTTCCACAGCAACCTGTTTCTGAAGAAG TTTCATCGTCAGAGCAACAGGGCGACTCTTCCAGCGTACCTGCCTCACTTCTCGAAGAACAAATAAAGCAGAGATCGTCAATCGTTTTCAATATAGATGAAGATGACTATTTG GCCAGGTTAGCCAGGTTCCAGTCCCCTTATCCGAAGGATGTAAAAGATCGCGCGGCCCAGTGTCTGGCAAACAGACGACAGCTGCAACAGCAACAAGGGCAGGATGTCGAG TCTCAAGAATCGGCACGTAGACAACACCACTTACAGTCCAATCAAAAGCTAGTCCCGGTAGTTGTGCATTCATTGGATCGTAACAATGAACCCGAGCTTCTAAGGCCCCAAGAG GTTTCGCAACGTCCGGATCAAAGTTCACGAGGAAGCTCAACAGAGACCACTGTCCACCCGGTCAGCAGTAATCACAGTAGTACAGCCAACAGTCTCGCCGAACGGAGAAATTCGGCAAGAACGTCCATTGAGCAGCAGGCAGAAACACGCCCAGTCAACAGGGTACAAGTAGCGAAAGTGAGAACCATACCAGGAGATGGGCTTATCGGG GGAGAATCTGCGGTAGCTTCCCAAGACGAGTCAGTTCCACGCGCCCCCCCAGTCTACCATCCTCCCCCACCCTACATCCCACGGGAAAACAGAACAACCCCAGCCTCACCCTCTGAGGCTGATAGCAGACAGTCTTTAGAATCGCAACATTCGTTTCGCGAAGAAGCCCCAAGTTCGTTGTCTTCATTCGCTGGCCCTGCTAGTATTGGGAGACAGAGTAGTCGCTCCACAGGAACACCAGAAACCGAACAGGCCGGTGAGATGTGCTCGTTTAACGAACAAGAGCCGAGTATTCTTCAAGGTCCCTTGAGACCGCCGTCGTATTACGAAGCGACGAACCATTTGAACAGGATATCGGGACTTGGAAATTTTGTCCATCACATCTGGTCCGCTACGCAGGATGGGGTACTGGACACGCGGCCAATGTTGAACGGTAATCATGGGAAACAGAGATCACCTCCACCACAGTACACAGAGCAACCGGAAATGATTAATGAACTTCCGTCGCGTTTAAGTTTATCGGAACCGGAAGTGTCTTCTAACTCCGGTAGACAATTAGTTGTAAGGGTTAACCCGGAGGATGCGCAAAGATTTGAAAACAGAGTACGGCAGCTTCAGCGCGAGAGAGCGATGGAACGCagagaaatggaaaacaaTGGAGGTCGGAGAGATGTCGGAGATAATCGTCGAGCTCAGCCGCAAGCGAGTGCTTTTGTTCCTCGCGTTCGGCTGCAACGAAGTAACTCGTCGGATTCGCGATCCTCGCAACAATCTTTGCACTCTACACATTCTTCGCAAGACGTCGATGAAGAGCCGTTGGACAATGATCCCACTGTAGAATTG CATCGTGTTGAAGTTTACAAGAATCCTAATCTTGGATTTAGCATCGCTGGAGGAATCGATTCAACTGCCAATCCTTTCCATCCAAATGACAATAAG AGTATTTATGTTACAAAAGTTCAGCCCGATGGTCCCGCAGCCTACGGGCTTGTTCCCGGCGACAGAATTCTGGAG gtCAACGGGATTAATCTTCGACGTGTAACACACGAGAAAGCAGTTCTATTCTTAAAGAACAACCAAGTCGTTAATTTACTCGTTGCAAGAGACAAGGAGGCGCCTTCGTGA
- the LOC141866369 gene encoding uncharacterized protein LOC141866369 isoform X3 — MRRWPGLKSCFSVECEGLEEMSVLDLQHSNLTCVPTDIFKTEPNLEEVYLDANQIRELPRALFGLQSLHILGLSDNELTILPSAVANLANLREVDISKNGIIDLPDSIKHCKCLEQFDASVNPIGKIPDGFTQLLNLTQLYLNDTFLDRLPSNFGRLTKLKILELRDNHLRSLPESMSFFTNLERLDIGNNEFLELPPVVGCLVNLKELWMDSNGLRELPPEIGLLRQLLFLDVSKNSLERLPPELECLQSLTDLYLSNNVLMELRGNIGALNYLQTLKVDDNHLVELPDSIGRLTKIEELVINHNELESLPPSIGLLKKLQILYADENFLETIPLELGSCISMTILSLRDNRIVRIPDDIGRMPNLQVINLACNRLECLPYTFRKLTSLKALWLSENQSKPMVPLQSDFDHGTQSHVLTCYMFPQQPVSEEVSSSEQQGDSSSVPASLLEEQIKQRSSIVFNIDEDDYLARLARFQSPYPKDVKDRAAQCLANRRQLQQQQGQDVESQESARRQHHLQSNQKLVPVVVHSLDRNNEPELLRPQEVRTVEVPWYEQQVSQRPDQSSRGSSTETTVHPVSSNHSSTANSLAERRNSARTSIEQQAETRPVNRVQVAKVRTIPGDGLIGGESAVASQDESVPRAPPVYHPPPPYIPRENRTTPASPSEADSRQSLESQHSFREEAPSSLSSFAGPASIGRQSSRSTGTPETEQAGEMCSFNEQEPSILQGPLRPPSYYEATNHLNRISGLGNFVHHIWSATQDGVLDTRPMLNGNHGKQRSPPPQYTEQPEMINELPSRLSLSEPEVSSNSGRQLVVRVNPEDAQRFENRVRQLQRERAMERREMENNGGRRDVGDNRRAQPQASAFVPRVRLQRSNSSDSRSSQQSLHSTHSSQDVDEEPLDNDPTVELHRVEVYKNPNLGFSIAGGIDSTANPFHPNDNKSIYVTKVQPDGPAAYGLVPGDRILEVNGINLRRVTHEKAVLFLKNNQVVNLLVARDKEAPS, encoded by the exons ATGCGCCGATGGCCTGGACTAAAGAGTTGTTTCTCAGTGGAATGCGAGGGTTTGGAAGAAATGTCTGTGTTGGATTTGCAACACTCCAACTTGACTTGTGTGCCTACTGACATATTCAAAACAGAGCCTAACTTAGAAGAAGTCTATCTGGATGCTAATCAGATCCGAGAATTGCCGAGA GCACTATTTGGTCTGCAGAGTTTGCACATCCTTGGTCTGAGCGACAACGAATTGACTATTTTGCCGTCGGCGGTGGCTAATCTCGCAAATTTGCGAGAAGTTGACATTAGCAAGAATG gTATTATCGATTTGCCAGACAGTATCAAACATTGCAAGTGTTTGGAACAGTTTGATGCAAGCGTAAATCCTATTGGAAA AATCCCAGATGGTTTTACACAGCTCTTAAACTTAACCCAATTGTATTTAAACGATACATTTTTAGATCGTTTGCCATCAAACTTTGGAAG ATTAACAAAATTGAAGATTCTGGAATTGCGGGACAATCATTTGAGGTCTTTACCAGA GTcaatgtcattcttcacaaATTTGGAAAGGTTGGATATTGGAAATAATGAATTCTTGGAATTG CCACCTGTGGTAGGATGTTTAGTGAATTTAAAAGAGCTTTGGATGGACAGCAATGGTTTGCGAGAACTTCCTCCA GAAATAGGGTTACTGCGGCAACTCTTGTTCCTGGATGTTTCCAAGAACAGCCTGGAGCGTCTTCCCCCAGAACTGGAATGCCTTCAATCGCTAACTGATCTTTATCTATCCAATAACGTGTTAATGGAATTACGGGGCAACATTG GGGCTCTTAACTACCTCCAAACACTCAAAGTGGATGACAATCATCTTGTAGAACTTCCAGATAGCATAGGCAG GTTGACCAAGATTGAGGAACTGGTTATTAATCACAATGAATTAGAG AGTTTACCTCCTTCTATTGGATTATTGAAGAAGCTGCAAATCTTATATGCTGATGAAAACTTTCTGGAGACAATTCCTTTAGAG TTAGGTAGCTGCATATCAATGACCATACTATCGTTACGAGACAACAGAATTGTGCGAATCCCTGATGACATTGGACGGATGCCAAACCTACAAGTGATAAACTTGGCATGCAACAG GTTGGAATGTTTGCCGTATACCTTTAGAAAACTGACCAGTTTAAAAGCCCTGTGGCTATCAGAAAACCAG TCCAAACCAATGGTTCCACTACAATCTGACTTTGATCATGGTACACAGTCGCACGTGTTGACGTGTTACATGTTTCCACAGCAACCTGTTTCTGAAGAAG TTTCATCGTCAGAGCAACAGGGCGACTCTTCCAGCGTACCTGCCTCACTTCTCGAAGAACAAATAAAGCAGAGATCGTCAATCGTTTTCAATATAGATGAAGATGACTATTTG GCCAGGTTAGCCAGGTTCCAGTCCCCTTATCCGAAGGATGTAAAAGATCGCGCGGCCCAGTGTCTGGCAAACAGACGACAGCTGCAACAGCAACAAGGGCAGGATGTCGAG TCTCAAGAATCGGCACGTAGACAACACCACTTACAGTCCAATCAAAAGCTAGTCCCGGTAGTTGTGCATTCATTGGATCGTAACAATGAACCCGAGCTTCTAAGGCCCCAAGAGGTGCGTACAGTTGAGGTCCCCTGGTACGAGCAACAG GTTTCGCAACGTCCGGATCAAAGTTCACGAGGAAGCTCAACAGAGACCACTGTCCACCCGGTCAGCAGTAATCACAGTAGTACAGCCAACAGTCTCGCCGAACGGAGAAATTCGGCAAGAACGTCCATTGAGCAGCAGGCAGAAACACGCCCAGTCAACAGGGTACAAGTAGCGAAAGTGAGAACCATACCAGGAGATGGGCTTATCGGG GGAGAATCTGCGGTAGCTTCCCAAGACGAGTCAGTTCCACGCGCCCCCCCAGTCTACCATCCTCCCCCACCCTACATCCCACGGGAAAACAGAACAACCCCAGCCTCACCCTCTGAGGCTGATAGCAGACAGTCTTTAGAATCGCAACATTCGTTTCGCGAAGAAGCCCCAAGTTCGTTGTCTTCATTCGCTGGCCCTGCTAGTATTGGGAGACAGAGTAGTCGCTCCACAGGAACACCAGAAACCGAACAGGCCGGTGAGATGTGCTCGTTTAACGAACAAGAGCCGAGTATTCTTCAAGGTCCCTTGAGACCGCCGTCGTATTACGAAGCGACGAACCATTTGAACAGGATATCGGGACTTGGAAATTTTGTCCATCACATCTGGTCCGCTACGCAGGATGGGGTACTGGACACGCGGCCAATGTTGAACGGTAATCATGGGAAACAGAGATCACCTCCACCACAGTACACAGAGCAACCGGAAATGATTAATGAACTTCCGTCGCGTTTAAGTTTATCGGAACCGGAAGTGTCTTCTAACTCCGGTAGACAATTAGTTGTAAGGGTTAACCCGGAGGATGCGCAAAGATTTGAAAACAGAGTACGGCAGCTTCAGCGCGAGAGAGCGATGGAACGCagagaaatggaaaacaaTGGAGGTCGGAGAGATGTCGGAGATAATCGTCGAGCTCAGCCGCAAGCGAGTGCTTTTGTTCCTCGCGTTCGGCTGCAACGAAGTAACTCGTCGGATTCGCGATCCTCGCAACAATCTTTGCACTCTACACATTCTTCGCAAGACGTCGATGAAGAGCCGTTGGACAATGATCCCACTGTAGAATTG CATCGTGTTGAAGTTTACAAGAATCCTAATCTTGGATTTAGCATCGCTGGAGGAATCGATTCAACTGCCAATCCTTTCCATCCAAATGACAATAAG AGTATTTATGTTACAAAAGTTCAGCCCGATGGTCCCGCAGCCTACGGGCTTGTTCCCGGCGACAGAATTCTGGAG gtCAACGGGATTAATCTTCGACGTGTAACACACGAGAAAGCAGTTCTATTCTTAAAGAACAACCAAGTCGTTAATTTACTCGTTGCAAGAGACAAGGAGGCGCCTTCGTGA